One Setaria italica strain Yugu1 chromosome II, Setaria_italica_v2.0, whole genome shotgun sequence DNA segment encodes these proteins:
- the LOC101782373 gene encoding putative F-box protein At1g47730, whose product MEQGTTPATYLPDELVVEILARLPAKSLCRFKCVSHRWRRLISDPAHRARFVQTLSGFFFLSDEGPRFRFTALPSSVTPLEEDGDGPPLVDAALSFLPPRCGEIEMLDSCNGLLLLRCYNELSSSPPPPFYVVCNPATREWVALPQPRYNGYGQGARTWYAAVGFDPAISSHFYVFQVVEVHDAMPLLPIAAVEVYSSETGTWVLRECKPEWIYFYGRMTYFNGSLHLPIEHEKVVSVDPNGQSWKVTQVRHCEDHGRREGRGYVGHSQGRLIYANNDRKYDVLSIYVREDQASREWIMKHNVSKSDLLFEPWKHMLKPTYYIAGFHPDGDLVFFYDRTRNMLISYDMNHGDWHHQISTRSASRSPHYKADVSNLYCSYDIDALRKIANKFWYSFVFHRPHLEDGGGELVPGAAYLPDDLIVEIIFSAAG is encoded by the exons ATGGAGCAGGGCACAACGCCGGCGACCTACCTTCCGGACGAGCTCGTCGTCGAGATCCTCGCGCGCCTGCCGGCCAAGTCGCTCTGCCGCTTCAAATGTGTCTCCCACCGTTGGCGCCGCCTCATCTCCGACCCCGCCCACCGCGCCCGGTTCGTGCAGACCCTTtccggcttcttcttcctttccgACGAAGGCCCCAGATTTCGTTTCACTGCTTTACCGTCGTCTGTTACTCCTCTCGAGGAAGACGGTGACGGCCCGCCTCTGGTGGACGCCGCCCTCTCCTTCCTGCCCCCTAGATGCGGGGAGATCGAGATGCTGGACTCATGCaacgggctcctcctcctccgctgctACAACGAGCTCTCATCTTCTCCCCCGCCCCCGTTCTACGTCGTGTGCAATCCTGCCACCAGGGAGTGGGTGGCCTTGCCGCAGCCGAGGTACAACGGTTACGGACAAGGCGCCAGGACCTGGTACGCTGCGGTAGGCTTCGATCCGGCCATCTCCTCGCATTTCTATGTGTTTCAGGTGGTGGAGGTGCATGATGCCATGCCCCTACTTCCCATCGCGGCGGTGGAGGTCTACTCATCTGAAACTGGCACATGGGTTCTAAGGGAATGCAAGCCTGAATGGATCTACTTTTATGGCCGTATGACCTACTTCAATGGCTCCCTACATCTTCCTATCGAGCACGAAAAAGTTGTGTCGGTGGATCCCAACGGTCAGTCATGGAAGGTAACCCAAGTACGTCACTGTGAGGATCATGGCCGTAGGGAAGGCCGTGGTTATGTAGGCCATTCTCAAGGGCGCTTGATTTACGCGAACAATGACCGCAAGTATGATGTGCTGTCAATATATGTTCGTGAGGACCAAGCCAGTAGGGAGTGGATCATGAAGCACAACGTCAGCAAGTCCGATCTACTTTTTGAGCCATGGAAGCATATGCTGAAACCAACCTACTACATAGCTGGATTTCATCCGGATGGTGATTTGGTTTTCTTCTACGACCGGACACGGAACATGCTGATCTCCTATGACATGAATCACG GGGACTGGCATCACCAAATATCAACTAGAAGTGCTTCACGTTCTCCACACTACAAGGCTGATGTTTCAAATCTCTATTGTTCATATGACATCGACGCCTTGAGAAAGATAGCGAACAAATTTTGGTACTCCTTTGT ATTCCACCGTCCCCACCTCGAGGATGGAGGCGGGGAGCTAGTGCCCGGCGCGGCCTACCTCCCCGACGACCTCATCGTCGAGATCATCTTCTCGGCTGCCGGCTAA
- the LOC101782782 gene encoding uncharacterized protein LOC101782782, protein MDKESSNLLQETATRRRTEEDRGCTAPPGEVCASSFAWAAMMISRAPSAATGGERRLQHVSVACGGLARPVRQVPGAAGPRPATPRPAGPAGGAAPHSGRAECKWWGAGARQAAAAAAAPGRQRSCRGTGRPAARVPTGKGNRELVRRALAPPAARGRGRGAPVLMRRWSFRPAPSRLRNASSLSSPSPASPRPRPL, encoded by the exons ATGGACAAGGAAAGTTCGAACCTGTTAC AGGAGACGGCGACTAGGAGAAGAACTGAAGAGGACAGGGGCTGCACAGCACCGCCCGGGGAGGTCTGCGCGTCGAGCTTTGCCTGGGCAGCAATGATGATTTCACgagcgccgtcggcggcgaccgGAGGAGAGCGGCGGCTTCAGCACGTCAGCGTGGCGTGCGGTGGGCTGGCGCGGCCCGTCAGGCAGGTGCCCGGCGCGGCAGGACCACGGCCGGCGACGCCGAGGCCCGCGGGTcctgcgggcggcgcggcgccgcacTCGGGGCGAGCGGAGTGCAAATGGTggggcgccggcgcgcggcaggcggcggcggcggccgcggcgccggggcggcAGAGGAGCTGCAGGGGCAccggcaggccggcggcgcgggtgccCACGGGGAAGGGGAACCGGGAGCTGGTGCGGCGGGcgctcgcgccgcccgccgcgcgcggccgcggccggggcgCCCCGGTCCTGATGAGGAGGTGGAGCTTCCGTCCCGCGCCCAGCCGGCTGCGCAACGCGTCGTcgctctcctcgccgtcccctgcctcgccgcggccgcggccgttgTAG
- the LOC101765750 gene encoding probable protein phosphatase 2C 64: MGNCVVSGGTTAVTAAGAGGEDGRRRGRRWKAPREEQLGSVPGRIFSNDGRSRTAAVFTQQGRKGINQDAMLVWDGFGGEDDVVLCGVFDGHGPHGHLVARRVRDALPLRLMSAVRASKAGLDMPAAAWRKAFARAYKAMDKDLRSHATLDCFCSGSTGVTVLKLGSDLYMANIGDSRAVLGSRDAAAGGMVAVQLTVDLKPDVPSEAERIKKCRGRVFALQDEPEVPRVWLPFDDAPGLAMARAFGDFCLKDYGVISVPEFFHWSLSEKDQFVILASDGVWDVLSNQEAVDIVSSSPSRSKAAKSLVEAATREWKTKYPTSKIDDCAVVCLYLDGKMDHERDSTASMDNMSLDEGSVADPNEAEQEPALTRNFTVRTVAGSAHEKVLAGAVDAVVAGAAHDQNWSGLDGVTRVNSLVQLPRFSEEKAIG, encoded by the exons ATGGGTAACTGCGTGGTGAGCGGGGGCAcgacggcggtgacggcggcgggcgcgggagggGAGGACGGGAGGCGCCGCGGGAGGAGGTGGAAGGCGCCGCGGGAGGAGCAGCTCGGCTCGGTCCCCGGCCGGATCTTCTCCAACGACGGCCgcagccgcaccgccgccgtgtTCACGCAGCAGGGGCGCAAGGGGATCAACCAGGACGCCATGCTCGTCTGGGAT GGGTTCGGCGGGGAGGACGATGTCGTGCTGTGCGGGGTGTTCGACGGGCACGGTCCGCACGGCCACCTGGTGGCGCGCAGGGTCCGCGACGCGCTGCCGCTGAGGCTCATGTCCGCGGTGCGCGCGTCCAAGGCCGGGCTGGACatgcccgccgccgcgtggaGGAAGGCCTTCGCGCGCGCCTACAAGGCCATGGACAAGGACCTCCGCTCCCACGCCACCCTCGACTGCTTCTGCAGCGGCAGCACCGGCGTCACCGTCCTCAAGCTC GGCTCGGATCTCTACATGGCCAACATTGGCGACTCGCGTGCCGTTCTAGGCTCaagggacgccgccgccggcggtatGGTGGCCGTGCAGCTCACCGTTGACCTCAAACCTGATGTTCCCA GTGAGGCAGAGCGGATCAAGAAGTGCAGGGGCAGAGTGTTCGCGCTGCAGGATGAGCCGGAGGTGCCGCGGGTCTGGCTGCCGTTTGACGATGCACCGGGCCTGGCAATGGCCCGCGCATTTGGGGACTTCTGCCTCAAGGATTACGGTGTCATCTCGGTGCCAGAGTTCTTCCACTGGTCACTTAGTGAGAAGGATCAGTTCGTCATCCTTGCATCAGATGGG GTGTGGGATGTCCTTAGCAACCAGGAGGCTGTGGACATAGTGTCCTCATCCCCAAGTCGATCAAAGGCCGCAAAATCCCTAGTCGAGGCAGCCACTCGTGAATGGAAAACCAAGTACCCAACATCAAAGATCGACGACTGCGCGGTGGTTTGCCTATATTTGGATGGCAAAATGGACCACGAGCGTGACTCCACGGCCTCCATGGATAACATGAGCCTCGACGAGGGTTCAGTCGCAGACCCGAACGAAGCTGAGCAGGAGCCAGCGCTGACCCGGAATTTCACGGTCAGGACAGTTGCTGGGAGCGCCCATGAGAAGGTGCTTGCTGGGGCAGTGGACGCAGTGGTCGCCGGCGCAGCCCACGATCAGAATTGGTCGGGCCTTGACGGCGTGACGCGGGTGAACTCGCTCGTCCAGCTTCCCAGGTTCTCCGAGGAGAAGGCAATTGGCTGA